In one Leishmania major strain Friedlin complete genome, chromosome 21 genomic region, the following are encoded:
- a CDS encoding metallo-beta-lactamase family-like protein encodes MHAEAAAEAAMPVIATLSSRVVRIMGLNPGYMTLQGSNTYLVGTGQERLLIDSGEGVEGYGHLLQKAVAEESTRLGGPVHISKLLLTHWHGDHIGGVETVRRLFPQVQLLKQPSQYAHTEVDALCQVPPEVVKVEGATLQLVHTPGHTDDHLCAFLQEERALFTSDTVLGTGTSVFSSFRDYMASLHVLERMKPERLYPAHGPVVEDGTARIEEIIRHRHTREKQILQVLCERTHGVSALDSEKGLTVRELVDTIYTTIPAALKTAAGTNVFHHVKKLLNEGRVVVRYAPADLVHFLKDATDYTVFGEGADADVKVIERILTEFRVAAAGVSSGAP; translated from the coding sequence ATGCACGCTGAggctgccgccgaggccgccaTGCCGGTCATCGCGACGCTGTCGAGTCGCGTCGTGCGCATCATGGGGCTCAACCCGGGCTACATGACGCTGCAGGGAAGCAACACGTACCTCGTCGGCACTGGacaggagcggctgctgaTCGACTCCGGCGAAGGCGTGGAGGGCTACGGCCACCTTTTGCAGAAGGCGGTCGCCGAGGAATCGACTCGACTCGGCGGGCCCGTTCACATTTCGAAACTGCTGCTCACCCACTGGCACGGGGACCACATCGGTGGTGTGGAGACGGTGCGTCGCCTCTTTCCACAGGTGCAGTTACTGAAGCAGCCGTCGCAGTACGCCCACACCGAGGTGGATGCCTTGTGCCAAGTCCCACCCGAGGTAGTCAAGGTGGAGGGCGCCACGCTTCAACTGGTTCACACGCCCGGCCACACGGACGATCACCTGTGCGCGTTTTTgcaggaggagcgcgcgctTTTCACAAGCGACACTGTCCTGGGCACTGGGACGTCTGTGTTTTCCAGCTTCAGGGACTACATGGCGTCTTTGCACGTGCTTGAGAGGATGAAGCCAGAGCGGCTCTACCCGGCGCATGGCCCTGTCGTCGAGGACGGCACCGCACGCATCGAGGAGATCATCCGGCACCGTCACACACGTGAGAAGCAGATTCTCCAGGTGCTGTGCGAGCGCACGCACGGAGTCTCCGCCCTGGACAGTGAAAAGGGCCTCACCGTTCGCGAGCTGGTCGATACCATCTACACTACTATCCCCGCTGCGCTGAAGACTGCCGCTGGCACCAACGTCTTCCACCATGTGAAGAAACTGCTGAATgaggggagggtggtggtgcggtaCGCGCCTGCGGATCTCGTTCACTTCTTGAAGGATGCCACAGACTACACCGTTTTCGGAGAGGGGGCAGATGCCGACGTGAAGGTGATAGAGCGCATCTTGACAGAGTTTcgcgtggcggctgcaggGGTTTCTTCCGGAGCGCCATAA
- a CDS encoding putative histone deacetylase, whose protein sequence is MHAVPKDDAEAPLSNTESRGRVALIDTSGYASDMNISAFVPQHAMKPYRVLAAMEIVRSLKIDAHCRTVVPPLVKVEELMAYHTDTYLANLGLHSCRSWLWNAETSKVFFSGDCPPVEGLMEHSIATASGTLMGAVLLNSGQVDVAVHWGGGMHHSKCGECSGFCYVNDIVLGILELLKCHDRVLYVDIDMHHGDGVDEAFCTSDRVFTLSLHKFGESFFPGTGHPRDVGYGRGRYYSMNLAVWDGITDFYYLGIFEHALHSIVRRYSPDAIVLQCGADSLAGDRLGLLNLSSFGHGQCVQAVRDLGIPMLALGGGGYTIRNVAKLWAYETSILTGHPLPPNTVLPVAEMPLSGWLFQDSPLLIVAQDRSNHVLPGLHCQRAYQMMTEQIDRHVPHIQPHPRLQKAFTAAEAADKQVEDGTTAVEDFK, encoded by the coding sequence ATGCACGCGGTGCCCAAGGATGATGCCGAGGCACCGCTTTCGAATACCGAaagccgcggccgcgtggcGTTGATTGACACCTCCGGCTACGCCTCCGACATGAACATCTCCGCCTTTGTGCCCCAGCACGCAATGAAGCCGTATCGTGTGCTTGCGGCAATGGAGATTGTGCGCAGCCTCAAGATTGATGCTCACTGCCGCACTGTCGTGCCGCCTCTAGTGAAGGTTGAGGAGCTGATGGCATACCATACCGACACCTACCTCGCGAACCTAGGCCtgcacagctgccgcagctggcTGTGGAATGCGGAGACCTCGAAAGTTTTCTTCTCTGGAGACTGTCCCCCGGTCGAGGGGCTGATGGAGCACTCCATCGCTACAGCCAGTGGGACGCTGATGGGAGCGGTACTACTCAACAGCGGCCAGGTCGATGTGGCGGTGCACTGGGGTGGTGGAATGCATCACTCGAAGTGTGGCGAGTGCTCCGGGTTCTGTTACGTGAATGACATCGTGCTCGGTATTCTCGAGCTTCTGAAGTGCCATGACCGGGTGCTGTACGTCGACATTGATATGCaccacggcgacggtgtggATGAGGCTTTCTGCACGAGCGATCGCGTCTTCACACTCTCACTGCACAAGTTCGGTGAGAGCTTCTTCCCTGGCACGGGGCACCCGCGCGACGTCGGCTACGGTCGTGGACGCTACTACAGCATGAATCTGGCTGTATGGGACGGCATCACCGACTTCTACTACCTTGGCATATTTGAACATGCGCTGCACTCCATTGTGCGGCGCTACTCACCAGATGCAATTGTGCTCCAGTGCGGCGCCGACTCGCTCGCCGGCGATCGCCTCGGCTTGCTTAACTTGTCGTCCTTCGGTCATGGGCAGTgcgtgcaggcggtgcgtgATCTCGGTATTCCGATGCTGGCgctcggtggcggcggctacACGATCCGCAACGTCGCAAAGCTGTGGGCGTATGAGACCAGTATCTTGACTGGTCACCCACTGCCGCCGAACACGGTGCTCCCGGTTGCTGAGATGCCGCTGAGCGGGTGGCTCTTTCAGGactcgccgctgctgattGTCGCGCAGGACCGCAGCAATCACGTTTTACCAGGGCTTCACTGCCAGCGTGCGTACCAGATGATGACGGAGCAAATCGACCGCCACGTGCCGCACATTCAACCGCATCCACGGCTGCAAAAGGCGTTCAccgcagcagaagcagcggaCAAGCAGGTGGAGGACGGCACGACAGCCGTCGAGGATTTCAAGTGA
- a CDS encoding putative dual specificity protein phosphatase: protein MDDLVAVRIKDGIFAGNAGAAADKTLLIMNKITHIINCAGAEVADFFLGEPGFSYLSFPWKDAAGSVCTTILFDAGDDNIHRVVQFIDEALAAGECVLVHSVYGNSRSPALIAAYMIMKYGWKLESALLYLKMAHPDSDIKPHFQRQLRQFAKRHEVDHDIFAQDVDDSQFGLDNDQWMLRNTLLNGLLYKDQMANDLYRQCAEKVDVGNPVNGKAKKAHITFVDTKKGTDADSQTTCPVVNRAASLPADQASVEPVSFLGLRGHSCLRSGRRLPSILSRSTSPCSRRLESDPRTCPKGRQSLPVVHSVTTETSTGVLIKAVERASALRASAPASSTHISFFQLEDKSAKGRDREGGPASPQLQRSSAESARSIDYARLAPPTQLRSPFATLGSSHKYRNGSPLPTPKDKKGTTKEIHTRIQSLPASRPGSTTSVSSVSVPTSAWVGSSFGLNNPTSVRSTPRTSSPLASNRLTRDVMGRPSAASYRGIAPYRSTVVPRTATEPSYRTPQSSNPSPSRRGVNHATGSRSGSRRRTMSPVYLTAKRSPSGGRTQSGTEDKPHSRTRSPRGQKHQDPSSGSLNNSFASNDSNGTSGGASGANSKHTATVRRQPPPVISSRRQA from the coding sequence ATGGACGATTTAGTTGCGGTACGCATCAAGGACGGCATTTTTGCCGGCAatgccggtgcggcggcagacAAGACGCTTTTGATCATGAACAAGATCACTCACATCATTAATTGTGCCGGTGCCGAGGTCGCCGATTTTTTCCTCGGTGAGCCAGGCTTTAGCTACCTCTCCTTCCCCTGGAAGGATGCTGCCGGCTCGGTGTGCACCACCATTCTTTTCGATGCTGGCGACGACAATATTCACCGCGTGGTGCAGTTTATCGATGAGGCCCTTGCAGCAGGCGAGTGCGTTCTGGTGCACAGCGTGTACGGCAACTCGCGCAGCCCTGCCCTTATCGCAGCATACATGATTATGAAGTATGGGTGGAAGCTAGAGAGCGCACTCCTGTACTTAAAAATGGCGCACCCTGATTCCGACATTAAGCCCCACttccagcggcagctgcgccagttCGCGAAGCGCCACGAAGTGGACCATGATATCTTTGCTCAGGACGTAGACGACAGCCAATTTGGCCTCGACAACGACCAGTGGATGCTGCGCAATACCCTCCTCAACGGATTGCTGTACAAGGATCAGATGGCAAATGACCTTTATCGGCAGTGCGCCGAGAAGGTTGACGTGGGCAATCCCGTGAATGGCAAGGCAAAAAAGGCACATATTACATTTGTGGACACCAAGAAGGGCACGGATGCGGACTCTCAGACGACGTGCCCTGTTGTCAACCGCGCAGCATCGCTCCCCGCGGATCAGGCCTCGGTGGAGCCCGTTAGCTTCCTGGGCTTGCGCGGCCACTCGTGTTTGCGCAGTGGCCGTCGCTTACCCAGCATTCTGAGCCGGAGCACGTCTCCCTGCTCTCGTCGTCTGGAGTCTGATCCGCGCACGTGCCCCAAGGGGCGTCAGTCTCTCCCGGTAGTTCACAGCGTGACGACAGAGACAAGTACAGGGGTGTTGATCAAAGCTGTGGAGCGGGCTTCAGCACTGCGAGCATCGGCGCCAGCCTCCAGCACGCACATCTCATTCTTTCAGCTTGAGGACAAGTCCGCTAAAGGTAGGGACAGAGAAGGGGGCCCCGCAtcaccgcagctgcagcgatcGTCTGCTGAGTCGGCCCGCTCCATCGACTACGCGCGactggcgccgccgacgcagctgcgTTCGCCGTTTGCCACGCTCGGGTCTAGCCACAAGTACCGCAACGGGTccccgctgccgacgccgaaGGATAAGAAAGGTACCACCAAGGAAATCCACACACGAATACAGTCGTTGCCTGCCAGTCGTCCtggcagcaccacctcggTGAGTTCCGTCTCCGTGCCGACGTCTGCGTGGGTCGGCAGCTCTTTCGGGCTCAACAATCCTACGTCTGTACGAAGCACCCCCCGCACAAGTAGCCCCTTGGCCAGCAATAGACTAACTCGTGATGTGATGGGGAGACCGTCAGCCGCAAGTTATCGCGGGATCGCGCCGTATCGCTCTACTGTTGTCCCTCGCACCGCCACGGAGCCCAGCTACCGTACCCCACAGTCTTCGAATCCGTCGCCATCGCGCCGGGGTGTCAACCACGCGACAGGCTCGCGAAGTggcagccggcgccgcaccatGTCGCCTGTCTATCTGACAGCGAAGCGGTCGCCAAGCGGCGGGAGAACCCAATCAGGCACAGAGGACAAGCCGCATTCCCGCACTCGCTCTCCTAGGGGGCAGAAGCACCAGGATCCCAGCTCTGGCTCGCTGAACAATTCCTTTGCGAGCAACGACAGCAACGGCACGAGTGGTGGTGCGAGCGGGGCGAACTCCAAACACACGGCGACAGTGCGGCGCCAGCCTCCGCCCGTGATTTCATCGAGGAGGCAGGCTTAA
- the ABCE1 gene encoding putative ATP-binding cassette protein subfamily E,member 1, with the protein MPPKKQAEEQSRLTRIAVVNADRCKPRKCNLECYKCCPVVLQGKLCIEVSHQSTISKISEELCIGCALCVKKCPYDAIRIINLPSNLERDTVHRYGPNSFKLHRLPLPRPGQVLGLVGANGTGKSTALSVLKGRIRPNLGRYMNEPGWDEILKYFRGSEHQAYFQHLLDDKMRVLLKPQYVDKVPKTNNGVVEVLLTKADERSMKDYFMEVLDLKNVADRTLDKLSGGELQRFTIAALCVQNAQVYMYDEPSSYLDVRQRLTAAQVIRSMLTETNYVIVVEHDLSVVDYMSDFVCVLYGVPGIYGVVTMPYGVREGINIFLDGFVPTENLRFREEGLTFHIADDIEEGVSKRRAMNEYPAMSKNLGSFSLSVDAGTFSDSEIVVLLGENGCGKTTFIRMLAGHVKPDNDVEVPKLSISYKPQKIAPKFQGTVRDLLQTKIYEMYCHPQFQTDVLKPLTIEELLDQEVQNLSGGQLQRVGLCIALGTPANIYLIDEPSAYLDSDQRIIASRVIKRFILNSKRTAFIVEHDFIMATYLADKVIVYDGTPAVNCTARTPCGLLEGMNRFLKSLNITFRRDPTNFRPRINKLDSVKDRDQKASGNYFYMTDMEDPKGKKPAQKNGDDSDNGDGADVKAAPKKQQNQRHDGGGNDGKGKKAHKN; encoded by the coding sequence ATGCCACCAAAGAAGCAGGCCGAAGAGCAGTCGCGGCTTACCCGTATTGCAGTCGTCAATGCGGACCGCTGCAAGCCGCGCAAGTGCAACCTCGAGTGCTACAAGTGCTGCCCTGTTGTGCTGCAGGGTAAGCTGTGTATCGAGGTGAGCCACCAAAGCACCATCTCCAAGATTTCCGAGGAACTTTGCATTGgctgcgcgctgtgcgtgAAGAAGTGCCCCTACGATGCGATTCGTATCATCAACCTCCCCTCTAACCTAGAGAGGGACACTGTGCACCGGTACGGCCCTAACAGCTTCAAGCTGCATCGCCTTCCACTGCCTCGTCCCGGACAGGTGCTTGGCCTTGTTGGTGCGAACGGTACGGGCAAATCGACTGCCCTCTCGGTCCTGAAGGGCCGCATTAGGCCGAACCTCGGAAGATACATGAATGAGCCTGGGTGGGACGAGATTCTCAAGTACTTCCGCGGCTCTGAGCATCAGGCGTACTTCCAGCATCTACTAGACGACAAAATGCGCGTTCTTCTGAAGCCGCAGTACGTAGACAAGGTGCCAAAGACCAACAACGGGGTGGTGGAGGTTCTTCTTACCAAGGCAGACGAGCGTAGCATGAAGGATTACTTCATGGAGGTTCTTGATCTCAAGAACGTGGCGGATCGTACCTTGGACAAGCTGTCGGGTGgtgagctgcagcgcttcaCCATTGCCGCTCTTTGCGTGCAGAATGCGCAGGTGTACATGTACGATGAGCCCTCTAGCTACCTTGACGTGCGCCAGCGTCTTACCGCCGCCCAGGTCATCCGCTCCATGCTGACTGAGACCAACTACGTGATCGTCGTAGAGCATGACCTGTCCGTGGTGGACTACATGTCTGATTTCGTCTGTGTGCTGTACGGCGTTCCTGGCATCTACGGTGTGGTGACAATGCCCTATGGTGTGCGCGAGGGCATCAACATCTTCCTTGATGGTTTTGTGCCGACGGAGAACCTGCGGTTCCGTGAGGAGGGCCTCACATTCCACATCGCAGACGATATTGAAGAGGGCGTCAGCAAGCGCCGCGCTATGAATGAGTACCCAGCCATGAGCAAGAACCTAGGCTCCTTCAGCCTCTCCGTAGATGCCGGCACCTTCTCCGACTCTGAGATTGTGGTGCTTCTGGGCGAGAATGGTTGCGGGAAGACCACTTTCATTCGCATGCTCGCTGGCCACGTGAAGCCGGACAACGACGTCGAGGTGCCGAAGCTGTCCATCAGTTACAAGCCCCAGAAGATCGCGCCAAAGTTCCAGGGCACGGTGCGTGACCTTCTCCAGACGAAGATCTACGAAATGTACTGCCATCCACAGTTTCAGACGGATGTTCTGAAGCCGCTCACGATCGAGGAGCTTCTGGACCAGGAAGTCCAGAATCTCTCCGGTGGTCAGCTCCAGCGTGTCGGTCTGTGCATTGCACTGGGTACGCCGGCCAACATCTACCTCATCGATGAGCCCAGTGCGTACCTTGACTCCGATCAGCGTATCATCGCCTCCCGCGTGATCAAGCGCTTCATCCTGAACAGCAAGCGCACGGCGTTCATTGTGGAGCACGACTTTATCATGGCCACATACCTGGCCGACAAAGTTATCGTGTACGACGGTACACCCGCCGTGAATTGCACAGCACGGACGCCGTGCGGCCTCCTTGAAGGCATGAATAGGTTCCTCAAGAGCCTCAACATTACCTTCCGCCGCGACCCCACGAACTTCCGACCTCGCATCAACAAGCTGGACTCCGTCAAGGACCGCGATCAGAAGGCTTCGGGCAACTACTTCTACATGACGGATATGGAGGACCCGAAGGGGAAGAAGCCTGCGCAGAAGAACGGAGACGACTCAGACAACGGCGACGGAGCTGACGTGAAGGCGGCGCCCAAGAAGCAACAGAACCAGCGccacgacggtggcggcaatgatgggaaggggaagaaggCCCACAAGAACTAg